In the genome of Mangifera indica cultivar Alphonso chromosome 9, CATAS_Mindica_2.1, whole genome shotgun sequence, the window tttcttaatatattGCCTATGTCATATGGGAAGAATTCTGTTGAAGCCATGAACTTCTTATAGAGATGCTCAGCTTCTTCAATCTTCAGCTTTGCTATTTCAATATCTGATGATGTATGGAAGATGCGATTGTTAACTGGATATACGAGAATTGCCGGAGTTCTGAACTTGACATAGCCGAGCTTTTTTGTGAAAAGTTTAACTGAAGCTTCGTTGTCTTTCTCAGTAGCCATGTATGCATAATCAACATCATATGCAACGAACCATTCTTCTATTTTCCGAACCAGGCTCAACCCAATTCCCTTTCGTCGATGAACTGGTGCAACCCTTAAACCCAAGATGTAACCCACGTTGGCTAGATTATCAGGAGGCTTGTGGAGCACGGTTACACGCTTTATAGAGCCTTGAATGACACCAACTAACTCATTGTCCGACTCGGCTACCTaccatatataaaaaacaatgagAATGGGGAAATGGAattaagagagagagatgataTAAATTGAAGTAATGGAGTTAATTACCAGCATCTTGTATATCGGACTGTTTCTGATTCTGCAAATGGGGTCACCCAAAGTGTCTGTAAAGAGAAAAACTCTTTCAGTTGGGCCTACCTCACATCTTCTCTCGAGATTTTCCACTCTAGCTCGATCGATTTGCCCATCATAGCTTCGTATTGTGAGTTCTCCGTATCCCATTCTACGAATTCATCAATAAACTCAAACCATAAGCATGATGAAGCATAACAACAAGACTgctcataataaaattaaaagagagaaagagaggagaAGAAACGAAAACGTACTACTAGGCTAAGTGAAAGCTTTCTGTAGCagttgaaaataaagaaagggttggattgaaattgttattaatCATCATTTATACGCAGAGACGGAAGTGGGGAAATGTGGAATGTTCTCTGTTATCAACATCAACCTACAATTCAATAATAGTATAATTAGACAAAAggtaattaataataagatgTGCCTTTTGTCCCTCTTCGTAATTGACCTAAAATTAATTCTATCCACGCTAGGATAACCTCAGCCTCACGCCACAATGCAAGCCTAAGAATATCAAGACTTGGCCCTTCTTCATTCGTTAATTGCCGCCATTAAAATTACTTCAATATTCATACATCCGGAAAACCTGCAAACACAGAGATTCCGATGAAACAAagatttcattaattaatgaattgatTAAGCTTAATTACTTCTTCAGCTACGTGTAACCGTATAAATCCATGGTAGCATAATTAAGTATacataaaaaagaatgataaTGCAGTTGGGATTGGATTAAAATATTGAGTTAATTAAGGGATTTGTTAGTTTGAGAGATTTTTCTAAGAGGGGAAGTCGTTTTCTGTTCACACTAATAATAAACTATTTGAGTGCACTAGTTTATTTatgatttgtttttctttgtatgCAGTGTGGCAATGGGTGGTCCATCTTCCTTTTCGACACTTAGATTCGAAAGTGAAAGTGAAACCCCACTCAACTCTTAattgttcttcttctttctcaatctgtaattattatataacctaaattattatttaattacattaattaatcACTATCTCAACTCAATGTGCCCCAAGGGCTTGTGATTGATTTCCCagaaaaaaatgcaaaagcTCACAAAGCATTATCGATCGTTGTAAATGTTTTAAGTCTAAAACCAATaattaagaagaagaaagagtgaAAAGATTGTGGAGATCAATCATTAATTGAGCAATTTCATAAAGATTAATCAAAAGCTCCTTTATCTGTTGTAAGTGCATTAAATCCTTCAACGTGGATTCAACAAATCAATAAAGAATTCATTTTTCTTGTTCATCTGATCGAGCAGTAACTTAAAGCCCTAGCTATATTGGGTTGAATGGCTTAATTTTAAACCCTAATTACTGGAAATTTTAGTCATAAAAGTAGATGAATAAATAGCTAACTTTGGAACCTAATTTATGACTGATCatctaaaatattaattgtcatgTTGATATGCCATAACATATGGTTTTTAAGactatataattaataactttTAATGGATAGACCCAACATGTTTTGTTgttggattaaaatttttaattaaacaaaaattaacatgAAATAGACGTGCTGATGCtgtaattacaataaaattatacatattcatatttgatatacacataagtatatatttgatatatatcattatgtgattgaataattttaaattaaaaataacgtaatattcaatcatataaaaatcGTATATGCTCATAATAGATGTATTTAGTGTTGCTCCTGAGATTAATGGTTAAACAGTTTGAACATGTAGACATGATGAACCCATGATAAAacagatataaaaaatatatatatcatcaaatagaAACCCCAATATCAGAAAATGGCTGACGAAGTCCCTAACCATCGCTATTAAACAgccttttatcttttcttttggCCCCCCTTTAACACTAACTGTGTAGTTCAACTACCTCACTACAATTCTCatcttaattcaatttaataataaaaagatccCATTGAAGAGATAACACGTGTGCAAAACTAAAAGCTTCACCACATGCACGATCTAGTTATGCAAAAAACAATGAAAGGGTCCTACCATTATAATCAAAGAGTGGTGAGATCTTAGCCAAAACAAAATGTTAGGCCCGCATACATGATTTAACGTCTCCACAAAATGGACTAAGAAGTGAACAAtctgtttttgtgtttttctttgcATGCATTATGTTGTCTGCTTCTCATTGTTTTTGCGATGGATACTTTGGAAGAATGTGAAGGGGAGACCCCACATTTTGGGGCATACAAGAAAGTGGGTCATTTATGccttaatttttatgttttcaataatattatatacataaatatcgatgtattactatatgatttagtattattttatctttaatcttcattattcaatcacataataatatattattatttatatacgaaattgtatacataacattattctttatGTTTAAAGAGAATTTCTATAGTTAGAGTTTTGTTATTAGATAAGATTTCTTAagagagtaatgttatatgtataaactaattatacaaatttatttatataatttgatggaaTAACatttgattgagtaattttaaaataaaaaaaaataagcgatcatattaagtaattataaactattacatcagtttatataatttatttgcacGTAAATGTGTTTATGcctcttttttttcattttggatCCATCgaatcaaattcttatcttctttataaaatatatatcatttctcTCCAAACCCTTTGCTCATTCCAACACTTGAATCATCCTACTTAGAATGAATACATAGATAAgtcatcaaatattttaatcacCCATTCTTGATTGCATACCATTCATTTTGATTATGACCCACTTTATATTTGTAAACACATATAGGCAGTTCagcaaaaatattgtttaaccTATTAAACAAACAAATCCCCATATCCAAGTATGTAGAGAAAGATAGAGATCTATAGATAGAAAtacaagaaaaatgtaatatagaaATATTAATCTAGATGACCTTGTACAATTACATTGGTGGGATTGGCAATATCAACGTAAGAAATGAGAAGACAAAATTGGTACGCAAGCCAAGTAATGCCACTAAAGATTGTAGGTTATCTAATTAGATTGAGTTGGTGATTATCTCAAGATTTTTTGTGTATTTGTTTTTCCATTAATTGTCACTTTTATTTTCTTCCACGAACATTTGATGGTCTTCACTTGTCTCTGGCTACCACAAACGTTTTTGTGGACCtaaacttttggttttatattATCCGTtcgaatatatataaattaaaataatagtatttatgAATACAAACAAGAATTAAAGCTGAGATCCGGAAAATAGGAAGGAACTTCAAACAACTACGATGAGCCTATGGGCCTTGTGTTGGCAAATTGGGCCCAATATTGTATCTTCTTTTTTTGGGCCCAATATGTGAGATCACTAATTTTGATCCACTTGAGTCCTGCTTTCTTGCTCTAGTTATTGTTACCTTCTTGCTGAAGTTGGGCCCAATTTTGTTGTTAGGAAGGTTAATCAATAAACAATGAGCAATTGTAATTGGActtaattttgagtatctaccaactatttatataattttaaattacaataaaattataattatatattttaaaggcATAAATGGGTAATCATTTGTTATTGTCATCAAGtgattaaaatggaaaataaaataatatttaatcatatgataatatatatcaaatatacattcatttatcatcaaatgattatatgacgatatattatttaaatatttaattaaatatttaaatttgagtgtATATAGctttattataaacaaaaaagtaataataataataataatgttgagAAACAAGACTAACATACCTTATaataaatctataaaattatttatacctaattttaaatatttaattaaacattcagataatatattattttataattaggtaatttaaatttagcatTGCGCATGCTATGAACCTCAAACTTTGTACCCGAGCTCAAATGCTCCTGACTTCCTGAAATGAGTAAAATGGGAAATATTTCTTCACCTTTcaaaaacaagataataaagggaaaaaaatcaaCTTCAATAATACGATTCCAACTATCAAAAACCAGGGATCCTGAATGTTGAATCTCATGAggtggaaaaaattaaaactctctCTCTGTAGattaaggaaattttttttttatttgaaacaaCCAACCAACTGCTAAATCCTCTCAACTTTTGTCTTGAAGCACTTTTGTTTGCTTACTCTACTCCCCCTAGTCTTTACTCTTTCACATTACAGTTCACCTCTCCTTCTCTCGACcaacttctctctcttttttggTAAAATAAACCTGTTTTTATGATCTTTTCCGTCCccttttttaatatgaaaagatCATCAGTTTCAAAAGGTGTGCTAGCGAACAATGAGTATAACAGGGAGATAAAGTGGGAGCTGAGACCCGGTGGCATGCTTGTTCAAAAGAGAGATGCTGGAAATGGCTCTTCCAGGGCCATGATCAACATCAAGGTCTCTTATGGTTCTCATCTCCATGACCTCACTGTCCCTGCTCAATCCACCTTTGGTAAAactttggttttcttttcttttcttttttttttttcaaggtttttaattttaattttattttcacttaattGTTAGACTGCTGTGTGATCAAACTGCTTTTGGCCAATTAGCTACAATGTTTAGTGTGATataatattttcacattttggATTCCCATGTGCAAATGGATTTATATAGTATTTAGAAGTTGCAAATGAAGTTGAATGAGGCATAAATTGATGCTGAATGGCTATTTGGTTCAATGGAAGGGGATTTGAAAAGGGTTCTTGCCCAGGAGACTGGTCTGGAGCCAAAAGAGCAGAGATTGCTATTTAGGGGTAAAGagaaagatgatgaagaatgTTTACACATGGTGGGTGTAAAAGATATGTCAAAAGTAATATTGTTCGAAGACCCGGCTAGCAAAGAGAGGAAACTTGAGGAGATGAAGAGAAATCAAAGTATACTTAAAGCTTATGAAGATGTTGCCAAAGTCAGAATAGATGTTGATAAACTTGCAGAGAAGGTTGGCTGCCATTAATTTATGAGGCATAACCTTGTGTCTATGCAGCACCACTGAAACTAATTGGCCTTTTTGACAATCCTTTTAGGTTGTTGCCTTAGAGGCAGCTATTCGTGGTGGCGCCAAGGTTGCGGACAAGGAATTCATCGTCTTAACAGATTTACTTATGATGCAGTTGCTTAAACTGGACTCCATGGAGGTGGATGGGGAAGCTAAAGCTCAGAGGAGGATTGAGGTGAGACGAAATTTGCTGTCAACCttcatgaaaatttttctttcttactatatttagaaattgttatttcctgttttattttctatattgtttttcttactatataatgatatgttttcCTCATTTAGGGTATTATTAATGTATAAATTCAATAcgtaatttatacaaaatttattacatttaattccTTTCATGATATTAGagcattaatattttttttcacacGTTACTAGTTTATTAGTTTAAATACAGCTAATTTTACCAGTAAAATTAAGGTTTCCATATTTTCTCTATTAAAAATACCAccccttaagtttaaaaactttttttcaacCCCCACATGAAGGAAGATTCTCTTCTTGACTTccctatttatttattttttattttttagcatTGTTATCTTAGTTTTCAGCCATAAACACGATCCTTCGTGGGTCTCTTCTTACCAGTTCTCCTTTTTCACCGTTGTTCTCTAGTCTTTTGGTCATCGGTTACTAGTTTCACtagttattttctttctttatgttATTCCCTTATCTTCCAGCTACAAACAATCACGGCCTTAGTGGGTTTCTTCTCACTAGTGATCTAATTCCGACCACAAACACCCATGGTTCTccttttagatgagttttgtCTTCTGACAAACGAGTTTTATCTCCAACAAACGAGTTTTAGTTTTCCTCTTTCAAAATTTCACTTTTCTAGTGGCTAACAACACTTTTTGAAATGATTGGATCTCTAATGATTCAACTTCCTGACAACATTTGGATGTATTACGAGTTGTGTTTAAGTTCTTTATGGTTTCTAACACTTTGGGTTTACTTGGTTgaactatatatttttgatacatcaTTTAGTGTTATTTGGTTGAACTAAATATGTTACTAACATTTTATCTAGCGTTAGTCTAAGCTTTCTCCTAAGGAgggaattatttttaataatcttactttttatatacaattagtTGAAAGTCTTATTTATCTAATGATCACTTGACCAAATATAACATATGTCatgtaaattattaatcaattcgTGGTTGCTCTTTATACTATTCACTTTGTGACAGTGTTTTGTGTcctttgatatataaaaaatacttgattcgcatttttcatttctatgttcaattatcacttatattacattcatattataatattgattgGGTGAGTGATCCTAAAATTAGACAATCCACCATTGgttattgattttttctaaaatattctctCATCTCTTGGCGTAATAAGAagtaaatattagttttttgttCAAGTACTGAAACACACTATCAAACACGCAAACATTACTTCCAAACCTTTTTGGCTTCGTCTAAATATGGGAGTTCTTCAATTCAAAACTATAAGCATCTACTATAATAATCAAAGTGTCATTTAAATTCTcataatgatatttttcatgaGTATACTAAATACATTAAGATTAATTATCACTTTATACACCATCGTTTGGTTGAAGACACCCTTCATCTAGTTTCAGTACCTTCTATTGATTGATTAATAGTTGACGTTTTTGCAAAGTTCCTTCTCCAAGATGCTTTCACGACTTATATTACAAATTCAAGTTGGCAAAATCTTTGTTCACTTAAGTTTGAAGGCGGATGTTGGAATGCATGTAGAATATAATATTTCCGACCTTATTCTATATATTGTTtttactattatataattttctgttttatttgtatagggtagtattcatatatatatatatatatatatatatatatatatatatatatatatatatatatatatatatataaattaaatcatgaaTCAATACACagtatatacaaaatttattcgTTTCGATTCTTTACAATAATGCAGTTGGACCATTAAAAAGAAGCTTGCTCTCCATGTGCCAAAAGTTGAAGTGATCCACCCTACTTCCACTAACATATCTATTCTGGAAAATGAATGCTGCTGATTCGATATGATTAAAAGTTAGAAAACCTAACATGGGTTTAGTCTATAGCCCATCTGTCTACTTCACATCaatttattgaagaaaaaatgTAACTTAATTGACTGGTTTAGATAAAGACATCGACTAGATCCAATCAAATCTATCTCTGATTGAGTGATTCcaatttagattcaaataaTTGAGCTTGCTGATAGTAAATTTGATATGGCTTTCTACTGAAGAAAGGAAGCTGAGCAATAATTGCTATATGTTTTCCTGTCTACAGGCAATTTAGGCACATCGAAAATACCAGTGAATTCTCTGGAAAGGGTTGTCTTATCATGTCGCCTGCAGACCGCTGCAATGGCCCTTTcttttagttatttttcaattcaGTAATGAAGAACAATGCAGagtttaatcaatataaatatccCTAGACTTTTTAAAACGATGTGCTTATT includes:
- the LOC123225986 gene encoding BAG family molecular chaperone regulator 4-like, which codes for MIFSVPFFNMKRSSVSKGVLANNEYNREIKWELRPGGMLVQKRDAGNGSSRAMINIKVSYGSHLHDLTVPAQSTFGDLKRVLAQETGLEPKEQRLLFRGKEKDDEECLHMVGVKDMSKVILFEDPASKERKLEEMKRNQSILKAYEDVAKVRIDVDKLAEKVVALEAAIRGGAKVADKEFIVLTDLLMMQLLKLDSMEVDGEAKAQRRIEVRRVQSFVDTIDSLKARNSNPFSSSSNAASLKTKWETFESGVGSLSSATPLQSSTKITQDWEVFD
- the LOC123225203 gene encoding probable N-acetyltransferase HLS1, with protein sequence MGYGELTIRSYDGQIDRARVENLERRCEVGPTERVFLFTDTLGDPICRIRNSPIYKMLVAESDNELVGVIQGSIKRVTVLHKPPDNLANVGYILGLRVAPVHRRKGIGLSLVRKIEEWFVAYDVDYAYMATEKDNEASVKLFTKKLGYVKFRTPAILVYPVNNRIFHTSSDIEIAKLKIEEAEHLYKKFMASTEFFPYDIGNILRNKLSLGTWVAYFRGESRGEFGLNGQVPNSWAMLSVWNSGELFKLRLGKAPLSCLIYTKSSKLIDKFFPCFKLPAIPDFYHPFGFYFMYGVHHEGPFSGRLVRSLCQFVHNMATKSKDCKVVVTEVGGNDSLKVHIPHWKLLSCPEDLWCIKALKNEKKNTLHELTKIPPTIALFVDPREV